The Nitrospirota bacterium region GGTATTTGGTGGAGCCCGGCGACGTGCGGAGCCTGGCCGAACGGGTCCTGGCGCTGCTGAACCATCCGGAGGAAGCGGCCCGCATGGGACAGGCGGGCCGGTCGCTGCCGGCCGAGTTCGATATCCATGAGATGGTCCGGCAGCAGGAGCGGGAGTATGATCGCTTCCTGGCCGCGATGAGAAACGGGAAGTCCTTGAGCCAGACGGCGGCCTATGGTACATCTGCCAAACATTGAGTAAACTATTGATCTGTTGATTTGCCGATCAAACGATCGAAGCATGTCAGGCTCCGTAATCAACACCTCATCATATCGGACAAGCATACAATGAATGAATGGAGTCGTCGGTGAACGTTCCCCTGTTGGACCTAAAAGCGCAGTTTCGCGGGATCAAAAAAGAGGTCATGGACGTGGTCGAAACCACCTGCGAGGAGCAGGCGTTTGTCCTGGGCTCCCGCGTCGTGGAGTTGGAGCAGGCCCTGGCCTCGTATGTCGGCGTGTCCCATGCGGTGGGGGTCGCGTCCGGCAGCGATGCGCTTCTCTTGTCTTTGATGGCCCTGGGTGTCGGGCAGGGGGATGAAGTCATCACGGTGCCGTTCACCTTCTTTGCCACGGCCGGAGCCGTGTCCCGACTCGGCGCCACACCGGTCTTCGTGGACATCCGTCCGGACACCTTCAACATGGACCCGCAGCAGATCGAGCGGAAGATCACGGCCAAAACCAAGGCCATCATTCCGGTGCACCTGTTCGGACAATGTGCCGAGATGGGCGCGATCAACGAGATCGCCAAGCGCAAGAAGCTCGCCGTGATCGAAGACGCCTGTCAGGCCATCGGCGCCATGCAGAACGGCATCAAGGCCGGCGTGCTCGGAGACACGGGCTGCTTCAGCTTCTTCCCCTCCAAGAACCTGGGCGGGTTCGGAGACGGGGGCCTCATCACCACGAACGACGCCAAGCTCCACGATGCCCTGGCCATGCTGCGGGTGCATGGGAGCCGGGTCCGCTACGTGCACGAGCAGATCGGGATCAACAGCCGGCTGGACGCCTTGCAGGCGGCCGTCCTGCGGGTGAAGCTGAATCACCTGGATCGGTGGACCGAAGGGCGCCGGCGCAATGCGACGCGCTATGAGCGGCTGTTCACCGAAGCCCGGTTGCTGGATCGCGTCACCCTGCCCGTGACCCAGCCGGGCAACTACCACGTCTTCAACCAGTACACGATCCGCGCGCAACGGCGGGACGAGTTGAAGGATTTCCTCAAGGAGCAGGGCGTCGGGACGGAAATCTATTATCCCATCCCCATGCACGTGCAGGACTGCTACCGGTTCCTCGGCCACAAGAAAGGAGACTTCCCCGTCTCCGAGCAGGCTGCGGCGGACGTCCTGTCCCTGCCCATCTTCGCCGAGCTGAGCGACGAGCAATTGGCCTACGTCGTCGAGTCGGTCAAGGCGTTCTACGACCAGCGCTGACCGTCCAGCCGATTCCAGTTTCCCGCAAGAATTCAACCGGATAGAGGCGCCGATCGCCGGACGAATGATTGCGCCTTGATAAACTACTAGGTAGTATTAAACTAACAGAGACTTTAAGAGGGGACCGGGGTCGGGACAAACTGGGGAGGTGCGAGATGAAGGCAATAGAGTGCCTGCTCAAGACGGATGAAGGTTGGGCGAGTCTGGTCTTGCGGGTCATGCTGGGGCTGGTCATATTTCCCCACGGGGCGCAGAAGCTGCTGGGTGTGTATGGGGGATTCGGTTTTTCCGGCACGATGAGCTTTTTCACCGAGACCATGCACTTGCCCTGGATCGTTGCCTTTCTCGTGATCATCGGCGAATCCTTCGGGAGCCTGGCCTTGCTGGTCGGCTTGCTGACGCGCTTCACGGCGGCCAGTCTGACGGTCATCATGCTCGGGGCGATCGTCACGACCCACCTGCCGAACGGGTTCTTCATGAACTGGTTTGGAAAGCAAGCTGGCGAGGGTTATGAGTACCATCTGCTGGTGATCGCGATCTGCGCCGCGCTGATGATCACAGGTGCCGGCCGCTGGTCGGTGGACGGAGCGCTGGCCAAGAAGCTGGGCTAAACGGCAAGCGGAACGGTCAACGGCAAAGGATTTCAAGAAGGCGCAATGAAACGGGGCCAGGCGTGTGAAGGCCGGCCCCGTTCTGTTTTGTGCTCTGCGGCTGGTTTGCAGAAGTGACTGTTTAGCGGCCGGGCACGGCTTGGATCAATTTGCGATCGCCCTGATCCCGTCCGCAGCTTTGTTCGGCGATCATGCGCTGTCCGGCGCTGGCATCCGATGGGATTCTTGCCTGACAGGCTTGCAGCGTGTCCCCGACGGCGCCGGCCGCCATAGCTCCGATCCCGGTTCGGGCGCTGGCCACGGAAGGCGTTGCCCCCCCAGAAGATTGTCCCACTTCCTCAGAAGACATTTCCGCACAGCCGACGCTCAGCGCCAGGCATGCGGCCATGACCATCGGTCCGATGAATTTGGTTGCCATCACTCGTTCCTCCCTTGTCGTGCTCATGATTGGTTGTGATTCAGCAGGACTCGTCATATTTTGAACCATCCTGCGCCGAAAGCGGGACGCGGGTCAACCGAATAGTGGCGAGCGAGAATTGATAAGGCGGGATGGCATGCCCGTTCGCGCCACAACACATCCTTTTAGAAGCGAGGTCGAACGGGCTGCATATCCCGTCCGTCCAAGCCAAATGAAAGAGCGGGGCGGGCTAGACCGCTTGCGCGCTCGTTCTGGAGTCCAGCCGAGAGAGCTATCGCCTCGGGCGTGTAAGCATGAGCGCGACAAACCCTTCTTGCTCAAAGTGCCGGTCAGATGTCAGGACGAGCGAAAGGCGGTGTTTGCGCATGACGGTCATGGAGAGACAGTCTGTCAGGCTGTAGCCTTTGTCGGGTCTGGCTTTGTATAAGGCAAAAGCGCTGTTGAAGGAGGCTCGGCTTTGCGGAAGAACTTTGACCATCGGATTGTTCAGGATGGTCTCGACTGTTCTGATGGCGAGGGCGCGGATGTTGACTCCACTGTCGGCCAAGGCATTCAAAAATTCCGTGAGAACGGCGTCGGTGGTAATCAGACGGACTTGGCCGAGCGACGATGAGGCTTCGACCGCGGCTGCGTGGTGTTGATCGAAAGGGTTAGTGAGGGCGATCCAATATGCCGTGTCGGCAAAGACCTGCTTCAAGGCCTATGGCTTCCGTAGAGGTAGTGATCGTGCTTGGCAGAGAGATCGGTGGGAAGTTTTGCGAAATCCGGCGCTGGAATTTGGTGGGCGATAGCTAAAATCTCATCCCAGATCGGCTTCGGTGCGCGGGGCTTGGCCAGGCGCTTCCTTCCCCGTGACTGAGCGGCCGCGCCGTTTGGTTTGTGTACCCGTGTGCGTTTCATCGTGGCTTCAGTGTAGTAGGCAGTTGAGAAGGAGTCAAGAAGCTTGCAGACAATGCCTCGCTGGAAAAGGGCGGGAGTAGACTGGCCCGTTGCGTCGCATTTCCGCCTGCCGAACAGTCCAATCCAGTCTTGGCTGGCGAAGGGAGAGGGCGGGTGTGCTGAGGCGTCTTGCCTCCGCACCTCCGGAGCAAAGATACCGCGGCTTGGGAAGGTCGGGCAGCGTCGGCTTCGCCACGATGCGATGGTGCCATTGTGCCGCCGTCACCATGCTACTGGCTGCTCGCCTCATCGGAATAGAAGAACGGCGAGCGGCGTCCTCTCCGTCTTCCTGTGTCCCGATTCTCGCCGTGGCGAAAGCCTCCTGCCCATCTCTTCCATCCGCGTCCGAAGAGAGAGGGTGTCGGGGACAGGTCGCCAATGGACCTGTCCCCGATTTGCTGAATTCTCAGCCCCGTGTATCGATAGCGTTGACAAGTCCATAGAACAAAATAAGAATGACTCGTCAATTGATGGTCGGCATCGACAAGGTATGTCGATCAGCATACTCGTACGCTAGCGCCATCAGAACTCCATCGGTGGGCATAATGATATCCAAAGACGATTGCATCCAGAAGTATAACGAATACAAAAAACAGCACGAGGTAATTCCAAAAAAGAAAGACTTCTTCAAGTTTGCTGGAATTCATGAGAGGCAATTAGTTGGCCTGTATGGCAGAGATGCCTACACGAAATTACAAGAGGAATGCGGCGACGAAGCCAATAAATTAAATCTTGAAAAAACACCGACCGAAAAAATAATGAGGCAGTATGGAGATTTGGCGCTCGAATTGGAAGAGCTGCCTAACTCTTCAGATTGGATTGAACGCCACTTTAAGCCTTCCATTTCTGGTTTAGAACGAAGGCCGCACTTTATAAAATGGTCTGAATTCCCCTCGAAATTCACAGAATGGATTCAAAATAATCAAGTCAAAGGCTACGAGAAGGTATTAGGTTATATCAACGAATCATCTGCGAAATCGAAAGTTAAAGCCGAAAAGCGAGACCGTGAGTTTGAGAAGCTCATTAGTAATATCAGATCGTGGTCGCCGGGTAGGCGAAGAAATAGTGAGGGCGAGTATAAAATCGAGCTAAGGAGACATTTGGAATCCCTTGGATACACGGTGAATGAAGAGTTTGGGGAAAGCAATTTTGATTTGCTGATCAACAAGAGGCATGCCGTTGAAATCAAAAAGGACCCGCAGTTAAGCGAGTACGATCGACTCTTCGGCCAATTAGCAAGGCATCTGCAACATCAATTGCGCGTCATCGCTTTGATACTCGACGCTCCGAGCGAGGATAAATTCAGCAATTTCACTTCGCTGGTGGATACATACTTATGTAAGGATGAAAAGATCGTTGAAGTTATTAAGAAGTAGAGTCTGAGAGGTTGCAAGGAGCCGTTATTTGCTTCCCAAAACGGGGACAGGCCCATCGGCGGCCTGTCCCCGTATACTCTCTTTTTATTTTTGGCTGCGCGTAGAGGGGCACGGTGGTTGTGAGCGACTTCACTGAAGGAGCGGGGTACCCACCGAGACTTTGCCAGGAAGGAAAGCGGAAACTGACCGAGTCCGCGAGGGAATTTCCGAAGGCTTCCGCCTGGCAAAGGCCGGAAGGGTCGTTCCGAGAGGTGCGGAAGCGAACGGCCACCGTACCCCTCTAAGACCTTTCCGAATCCGGCCGCCCTTCGTCACCCACTCCTAATTCCGAGTAGCCGTTCGTCAGCCGTGGTCTTGGCTTCTAGCTTGTGACCGCCCCTTCGGATGCCGACGAGACATGCCGGGCGTACTTGGCCATAACGCCCATCGTGTAGCGCGGCGCTGGCGCCTTCCATTTTGAGAGGCGCGCCTTGATCTCCTTGGCCGTCAGCTCCACGTCCAGCCGGCGTTTGGCAATATCGAACACGATCATGTCGCCGTTCTTGAGCGCGGCGATTGGCCCCTTCTTGGCTGCCTCTGGAGCCACATGCCCGGCCATCAAGCCATGTGTCGCTCCGGAGAACCGTCCGTCGGTCAGGAGCGTGACCGAATCCCCTAACCCTTCGCCCACGATCGCCGCGGTCACGCCCAGCATCTCGCGCATGCCCGGCCCGCCCGCCGGCCCTTCATAGCGGATCACGACCACATCGCCGGCTTTGATGCGCCCGGCTTTGACGGCGGCGAAAGCGTCTTCTTCCCGGTCATAGACCTTGGCCGGACCCCGGAACGTCATCATCGAGTGGCCGGCGACTTTCACTACGCAGCCTTCCGGCGCCAAGTTCCCTTTGAGAATGACCTGACCGCCGGTCGCCTTGAGCGGATTGGACAGGGGCCGAAGGACTTGCTGGCCTGGTGTTTCAACCGCGCTCTTGGCTTCTTCGCCGATGGTCCTGCCGGTCACGGTCGGCTGGTTGGGGTGTAGGATGCCCGCATCCAACAGCCGCTTGGCGACGAGCGTGGTGCCGCCGGCCGCATAGAGGTCCGAGGCCGTGAAGCGACCGCCCGGCTTCAGGTCCGCGAGCAGCGGCACCTTCCGGTTGATCTTGTCGAAGTCGTCGATCGTGAGCTTCACGCCCGCTTCCCGCGCGACAGCCAACAAGTGCAGCACGGCGTTGGTCGAGCCGCCGGTCGTGGCGACCGATGCGATGGCGTTCTCGATGGACTTGCGCGTGATGATCTTGCGCGGGCGCAGGTCCTGTTTCAGCAAGTCCATGACCATCTGGCCGCAGCGGAAGGCGACGTCGTCTTTGTGGCTGTCCATGGCCGGGACCCCGTTCATGCCCATGGGGGAGATGCCCAGAAACTCGAAGGCGATGGCCATGGTGTTGGCGGTGAACTGGCCGCCGCAGGCGCCGGGGCCGGGACAGGCATGGTCTTCCAAGTCTTTCAATTCGGCATTGCTCATCTTGCCGGAGGCATGGCGCCCGACCGCTTCGAACACGTCCTGGATCGTCACGTTGTGACCCTGAAACTGGCCGGGCATGATGGAGCCGCCGTAGAGCATGAGCGAGGGGACGTTCAAGCGGGCCAGGGCCATCACCGTGCCGGGAATCGTCTTGTCGCAGCCGGAGAGGGCCACGACCGCGTCGAACAAGTGGCCGCGCGCGACCAGCTCGATGGAATCGGCGATGACCTCACGGCTGATCAGCGAGGCCTTCATCCCTTCCGTGCCCATGGAAATCCCGTCGGAGACGGCGATGGTGTTGTACTCGATCGGCGTGCCGCCCGCCTCGCGGATGCCGGCTTTCACCCGCTCCGACAGTCTGCGCAGGTGGTAGTTGCAAGGCATGACCTCGATCCAGGTGTTGGCGACGCCCACCAGCGGTTTCGTGAGGTCTTCGTCGGTGAAGCCGACGGCCTTGAGCATGGCGCGGGCGGGGGCCCGGCCGGGACCGTCCAAAAGGTCATGGCTCTTGTGTCTGATGTCCGTCATTCTTGCTCCTCTTGCCTATGGCGTATGAATGGCCCGCGGAAGAACTGTCGCACAGGAGAGGGGGAAGGGTCAATATCCGGATCGTGGCTCAGGGCAGAGGGTGGCGATCAGTCAGGGTCCGCCTTGCCTGCGTCGTCGTACCACTTCTCTTTGCGGATCGGGCAGAGGCCCTTTTGGGTGACGAGCGAGGAGACCTCGCCGATCATCCCGCTGTTGCCGCAGAGGTAGACGGACAGGTTCGTGACCGACGAGACCCGTTCCGCGACCAGTTTGGTGACGCGACCGGTCGTCCCAATCCAGCCTGGCTCCGGTCGGGAGAGGGTCGTGATGAAGTGGAAATTGGGCCGTTGTGTGGCCAGGGCCTCGAATTCTTTCTGGTGATAGAGGTCCTTCTGGCTGCGGAGTCCCCAGTAGAGGGTCGCCGAGCGCGAAAAGCCGCTTTCCAGCAGGTGGTCGAGCATGGAGCGGAAGGGGGCGATGCCGGTGCCGGTGGCGACGAACAACAAGTCGCGCTGGCCGTCCTCTTTCAAGTAGAACGAGCCGGCCGGTCCCTTGAACTGCGTCTCGTCCCCTTCTTTCAGGCCGAACAGGTAGGTCGAACCGGGGCCGCCTGGAATCAGGTTGAGCAACAGGGTGATGCGGCCCTTCTGGCTGGGCGGGGAGGCGATGGAATAGGCGCGGGTGGCGGGGCGGGGAAACGTGGGGTGGGGCACGTCGAACGAGACGAATTGGCCCGCCTTGAAGTGGATCTCCGCCGGATCGGTCAGCCGGAGGCCGATCTCCCGTACGTCGTGCGTGAGGTTTCTGATCTGATCAACGCGAGCGTGGTAGAGCTGCAGAGACATCGGTTTATGCGCACGAGGCCGGCGCGGAGCCATGTCGATCGCTCCGCGCCGGCCTCACGGCCTAGTCCTTCTTGGCTTTGCCCTTGCCTTTGGATTCTTTCTTCTCCGCGCCCTTCATCTCCGTGTCGATCACCGCGCCGCTGTCCGCGTCGATGTGGACTTCCGTCACCGTGTCGTCGGCGCCGGCGATCTCCACTTCCCAGACGGTCTTGTCGTGCTTGCGCTCCAGCTCGGCTTCGATGACCTTGCCGGCCACTTTTTCCTGGGCCGTCTTGATCGCCTGCTCGACCGTGACCTTGGCGGTCTTGGACATCTCCACCGCTTCCTTGGTTTCGTCCTTTTCTTTCTTGTCCTTGCTGCCGCTCCAGGCCGGTCCGCCGAACACCAACAATGATCCGACCAACAGGGCCAAGCCGGTCGTCAATTTTCCCGTTGCTGTCATGATCCTGCCTCCTTCGTCATCGGGCGGGAGCAGGCTTCTGCTCCTCGTCCAGTGTTTAGTGTTTGGGCTCCGTTTTTTCCGCGTCCTTCTTCTCTCCCTGCGCGGCTCCATGCCCTTTCATCATGCCGCCGTCCTTGTGCCCTTCTTTGGGTCCGTCCTTGTATTTCTTCATCATCGCCTCATGGACCGCCTTGACCCGCTGGCTCTGTTCCGGTGTCAGCAGGGCCATCGCATCTCGCCGGGCTTTGATCGCCGCGATGCGGAGGGCCACTTCCTGCAACTCAGCCTGCTTCATCTTGTCCTCGATGACGGACAGCTCCGTCTTGTCGTCTTCGGTCAAGGCTTGCAGTTCCCGTTCTGCGACCATGATGTCGGCTTCGGCCTTGATGCGGGTCTTATCCAAGTCGAGCTGAATGGCTTTCAGCTTGGCGACTTGCTCGTCCGTCAGCCCCATCTCTTTCTGGGACTGCAAGAGGCCACGGAGCAGGTGTCCCGTGCTGGCATGGTGTCCGCCCATACCGTAGCCGTGCCCGTGCTCTCCACAGCAGCCATGTTTTCCGCCGCTCTCCTTGCCGTGGCCGTAGCCGCCGTCCGCCCAGGCCGGCTGCAGGCCGAGCCCCAGCAGAGCTGCGATAAGCACCGTCTTGCCCAGTATTCTGATCAGCATCGTCTCCTCCTTCGGTTGCAATCGGTCATGGATTGTTCGCTGCTTCCTTGGTCGCGCAAGTGTTGATGCCCAGCAGTTTCCAAGCCGGACAGAATCCGGTGATCCCGCTTACCAGGGCGATGGCGCCCACCAGGTAGATGGCAATCACGGCGCCTGCGGAGATATCGGCCAGATAGCCGATGGTCACCAGGGTCCCCCCCACTATAACCCGGATTGTCCGCTCGGTGAGGCCCAGATTGCATGTCATCATGACACCTCCTTGTGTTGGGTTCCAACGAGGTCAGCGGCCCAAGAGTCCGCCGTCCGCCTTGAGGGCGTTGATCATGAACTGCACGGCCAAGGCCGCCAGCAACAGGCCCATGAAGCGGGTGATGATCTTTTCCGCGATGGGGCTGAGCCATCTGGCCCCGTGGCTGGCCAGGGCGAAGGTGATATAGCTTGCCAGCCCGACGGCGACGAGGCAAGCCAACAACACCATCCGCTGGCCCAAGCCGTGGGTTTGGGCGTCCAACAGGATGATCGTCGAAATGGCCCCCGGGCCGGCCAGCATCGGCATGGCCAGCGGCGTGATGGCCACGTCGGCTTTGTCGGCGCCGGCGGCGGTCTCCTCGGCGGTTTCCTGCACGGCGGACCGCTGGGCGCGCAACATGTCTAGCGCGATCAGCAGCAGGATCAGAGCGCCGGCGATCTGCAAGGCCGGCAGGGTGATGCCCATGACTTTGAACAGGGTCTGCCCGATCAGCGCGAAGGTGCCCAGAAATCCCACCGCGGCCAGGCAGGCCACTTGCGCGATGTGCAGCCGCTGGGACACCGAATCCCGTGCGGTCATGGCCAGGAACGCCGGTACCGCGGCGATCGGGTCGACGATCACGAACAGCGACCCGAAGGCGAAGAGGGCATATTCCATGAGCTTCAGCACGGCTTGAATTCCATCCTCTCGGCCTTCCGTCTCACCCCCGGTTTGTCTGACGCAGGAGATCGGCGCGCGGGTCCTGGTGGGGACTGCGTCCAAGTTGCTCGTAGAGTTTGAGGTCCTCCTCAGCAATCGAACCGGGCATCACGATCTGGAGCGTGAAAAACAAGTCTCCATGCCCTCCCGATGCGGCCGGAAGCCCCTTGCCCTTGAGGCGGAGCTTGCCCTCCGCCTTGCTGCCGGCCGGGACTTTGACGCGCACCGGGTCCGTGAGCGTCGGAGCCAGGACCTCAGCGCCCAGGGCCGCCTCCCAGGGCCAGACGGGAAGGATCACATGCACGTCGCTGCCCTGGCGGCGAAAGACCCGGTCCGACTCGACGATCACGCGCAGATAGAGGTCGCCGGGCTTGCCTCCGTTCATGCCCTGCTGTCCCTTGCCCGCGACCCGGACACGGGTGCCGTCCTGGACGCCGGCGGGGATGCGCACCTCGATGGTTTTGGTCTCGGTGCGGCTCCCGGTTCCTCCGCAGGTCTGGCAGGGGCGGCCTTTTTGCCGGCCCGTGCCGCTGCATGTGGCGCAGGGGATCGGCTCCGTGAGATTCAGGCGTCTGGTCATGCCCGTCAGCACTTCGCGCAAGGTCAGGTGAACATCCGTTTCCAAGTCCTCGCCCTGGACCGCGAATCCGCGGAAACCCGACCCGCCGCGAGGCTGCGACCGGCGGCCGAAGAGGGACTCGAAAATGTCGCCGAAGTCCTGCCCGCCCTCCGTCGAGCCGGGCCGGCCGCCCATTCCTGCGCCGGCGCCGGCCTGTTGCCTGGCCTTCTCGTAGGCCTCCGCTTCCTGCCAGCGATGTCCGTACCGGTCGTATTTTTTTCTGGTCTCCGGGTCTCCCAGGACCTCGTGGGCCCCGTTCAGCTCCTTGAACTTTTTCTCCATCTCGGCCTTCCGCGCGCCCCCGTGCAGGTCCGGATGATACTGGCGGGCCAGCTTGCGGTAGGCTTTCTTGATGTCGTCCTGAGTCGCGGTTCGAGCGACGCCCAGGATCTCATAATAATCACGTTCAGTAGTCGCCATGAAGGACCTTTCTCATGCCGTCGCACCTGCCTTGCAGCTTAAGTCCTTGTGCGGGGCTTTTCAAGGGTGGGCGGCGAAATGCGCGCAGGGGGCCGGAGCGAACAGGATGCTACCGGGTCGAACCGGCCTTGGCCCGTGCCATCATCTTGCAATAGGAGCAGATCTCGGCGGTGGTGGGCTGGCTGCAGGTCGCGCAGGGGTGGAGGGTCGCCCGATCTTTCTCGGCCATCGACGCGGGGGCCGGCTGGGCCTGTCCTGAGCCCTGTTGAAGGGCTCTGGCCTGTTTTTCGAGGAAACCGCAGTAGAAGGCCTGCTTGGTGCCCGGCGATTCCGTTTCCAGGCGATTCAGCACTTCCTTGTACAGGAGCATCTTGGAGCCCTTGGCCATGGGACATTCATCCACGATGTAGTCGATCCGGTTCAGGACCGAGTAAGCCGCGACCTCCCGTTCGGAGAGCCGGTACAGCGGCTTGACCTTTTTGGCGAACCCCTCGACCGAGGCGGGGAGGCTGGGCCCTTGCTTGTCCAGATATTCCTCCTGCCAGTGCAGGACGTTGCCCAGCAGGCGGGAGGCCTCGTCGTCCAGGTTGTGGCCGGTCGCCATGACGTCATAGTCCTGCTCCACCGCGGCCCGATTGAACTGGTAGCGTTTGATCGTGCCGCAGGTCGAGCAGGTGGGACGGTGGATCAGGTCGGCCAGTTCGCGGATGCCGGCCCCTTCCTCCTCCTCGACCTTGTGGATCAGCAGTTTCGCCTCGTGCGTGCGGGCGACGCCGTCGGCGAACTGTTGCACCTTCTCGCGCGACGTGGTCGAGTAGCCGGGAATGCCCAGGTCCACGTAGAGGGCATCGGCCTTGTAGCCCAGCTTGAGCAGGATGTCCCAGAGGGCGAGACTATCCTTGCCTCCGGACACGGCCACCAGGATGCGATCGTCGCGGCCGAACATCCGCTCCCCTTTGATCGCGCGGATGACTTGCTCCAGGACGAACTCGTTGAAGCAGGCTTTGCAGAAGGCGGCATTGTGGCGGGGCAGCCCGATCACCGCTTTGACTTTGCATTTTTTGCAGTTCATGATCTGTATCAAAGTCTGAAAGTCAGCAAGTCCGAAAGTCGGCTTGAGGAGAAGACTTTATGACTTTTCGACTTTCTAACTGCCTCCTGAAATCACCGGGCGAATCTCCACCTGATCCTCGTCTTTCAGTAATTCGTCTTCCGTGACCAGATCGTCCCCGCGGATCACCAGATGGGCTTCCACGACCAGATTCAGGTCGCGCAGCAAGTCCTTGACGCGCTTGGGGCCTTTGATCTCCACCTGGCGCTCTGGATGGCTGAGTTTCACGATCATGGTGAATGGTAAATAGCGAATGGTGAATAGTGAAAGGCGCAATCCGGATCAATGGCCATTCTATACCATTCACGTATCACCTTTCACGGTTCACCACCCTAGATCTCTGCCTCCCGCAGGAACTTGGCTGCTTCCTCCGGCGTGACCGGGTTGATGTAGAAGCCGGTGCCCCATTCGAAACCGGCCACCTGGGTCAGCTTGGGAATCAGCTCGATGTGCCAGTGATAGAACTCGCCGGTTTTCTCGTGCAGCGGAGAGGTGTGCAGCACGAAATTGTACGCCGGGTGCGAGAGGACCTTGTCCATGCGCCGCAAGGCTTCCGACAGGATGCGCGCGAGCAGCTCGAATTGGGTCTTCTGGCTTTCTTCGAAATAGGCGGCGTGCCGTTTGGGCAGGATCCACATTTCGAAGGGAAACCGGGGCGCGAAGGGCGTGATGCAGATGAATTCCTGGTTGTCCGCCACGATCCGCTCCGCGTCGGAGAGTTCCTGCCGGATGATGTCGCAGTAGATACACCGTTCTTTCTGCTGGTAGTGGGTGCGGCAGCCGTCGATCTCCGCCAACACGCTGGTGGGGGTGACCGGCAGCGCGATCAGTTGCGAATGGGTATGTTCCAGCGTGGCCCCGGCCGCCGGTCCGTGGTTTTTGAACACCAGGATGTACCGGAACCGCTGATCCCGCTTGAGGTCCACGATCCGGTCGCGATAGGCCCAGAGCACGTCCTCGATCCGCTTGGGCGCCAAGTCCGCCAGCATGTCCTTGTGGTCCGGGGTCTCGATGATG contains the following coding sequences:
- the galT gene encoding galactose-1-phosphate uridylyltransferase encodes the protein MPDLRRDSIVGRWVIISTDRAGRPRDFVHHEPVRPVSTGLCPFCPGQERLTPKEILAYRPQGGEPNMPGWTVRVVPNKFPALQVEGEMGREGVGMYDRMNGIGAHEVIIETPDHKDMLADLAPKRIEDVLWAYRDRIVDLKRDQRFRYILVFKNHGPAAGATLEHTHSQLIALPVTPTSVLAEIDGCRTHYQQKERCIYCDIIRQELSDAERIVADNQEFICITPFAPRFPFEMWILPKRHAAYFEESQKTQFELLARILSEALRRMDKVLSHPAYNFVLHTSPLHEKTGEFYHWHIELIPKLTQVAGFEWGTGFYINPVTPEEAAKFLREAEI